In Chitinophaga sp. H8, the sequence ATCCAGCCGGATCAGCTGCAGGCACTTACCGGAGCCAGTGAATTATGTTCCCGGGAAGGCAACCGTCAGAAAAATAAGGAGGAAAAATCAAAATATTTTAATACTGCCAAAACCTATGCTGCATCAGCACTTGCACTGGATGCAAACAGTGCGGAGGCTAATTATGCCATGTCAGTGGCGATGGGGCGTATAGCACTTATCTCTGGTGCCAAGGACAAGGTAGCTGCTTCCAAGGAAGTGCAAAAATATGCGCAGCTGGCATTGAAGTTTAATCCTGGTTTTGCGAAAGCTTATCATGTATTAGGTAAATGGAATTATGAGGTGGCTAATCTTAGCGCTTTTGAAAAGGGAGCAGCTAAAGTACTGTTTGGTGGTGTACCGGAAGGGTCGCTGCAGGAAGCGATCAATAATTATGAAAAGTGTCGTAAACTGGAACCTTCTTTTTTATTAAACTATTATGACCTGGCAAAGGCATATAAGCAGGATGAGCAGCAGGAAAAAACAATAGAAGTACTGAAGAAAGCCCTTACGCTTCGCAATATATACCAGGATGACGCTGCAATTAAGGCAGATTGTAAGAAGATGCTGGAAGAGCTGGAGTGATCAGATATTTTTCCCTTTCCATTTCCCGCTTCGCAGATACCAGATACACAAGGCCAGTATGATAGTCCAATAAATAAAGTCAGCCCCCCAGGCCAGATGAAGCGGGCTATGCCAGCGTTCGATCACTATATCACAATATATCAGGTATCCTATTACCGCCATAAACTCTATCAGCAGATTGACGCGGGTATCTCCGGTACCGGTAACGCCATTGAATACCACCGCAGCAATAGCCATCAGCAGTGTACTGAGGGTAATAATACGGATAGAAGGAATGGCTTCCCGGATCAATTCCGCATCATTGGTATAAATATGTAATAATACATCCGGGAACAGGTTGATTAATATACATACTACTGCAGCGCAGATGATATTGAAGGTAACTGTTTTGCGGATGACCCTGAAAACCTGTTCTGACTTACCCTGACCTATTACATTGCTGACCATGGTATTGCAGGTAGCCGCTAATGCCCAGGTAAAAATCCCAAAGAAACCAAACACACTGCGCAGCATATTGGAAATGGCCAGTGGCCGTTGCCCCAGGTGTTCAATAAATATAAAGAATACAAACCAGCTGCCTATGCTGAACAAAAACTGGACAATCAGCGGGGTGGAAACCGCCAGGATACTCCTGGAGATCTGCCAGTTGGGTTTCAGGAAAGCGAAGAGCTGGAATCGTTTACTGTATCCCCTGGTATAAATAATGCTATAGGCTACGATCAGTCCGGTCGTTTCAGCAATAACAGAAGCATATGCCGCACCATTCAGACCCATGGCGGGAAATCCCCATTTACCAAATATCAGGGTATAATCAAAGAAGATGTTCATGAATTCCTGACATATAGCCGTAACTGCCAACACTTTAGAGTGGCCGGTACCGATGTAAAAAGCATTAGCCATCCCCAGGAGCATTAATGGTAACAGTCCCCATATACGTATACGGATGAACGCGGTTGCCGCCTCGTAAATGGTATGATCATGCAGGCTTTTGGAAAAAAAGTATGGCGCCAGGGAAAGAGTGATAAGAATACCCGCCAGGGCAAACATAATACCCAGCGAGAGGCCGTTTGAAAACAACTGCCCTATACCCATGTGGTTCTGCTGCCCGGCGCGGCGTGCAATCAATACTTCCAGCCCGTTGTTAAGTCCGTAGGCAATCATATACATCACCAGGTAGTAGATCCCCGCAATACCATTTGCTGCCAGCTCCAGTTCGCCCAACCGGCCGAGAAAGGCCATATTGGTCATATGGTTAATTTGCGGCAGTACCAATGCCAGGCATATGGGGGCCGCTATTTTTATAATCTGCCTGTTTGTTACTTCCAGTATCATGGGGCGCTAAGTTCATTATTTGGGATGGTTTTACAAGGAATAAATGACGTATGGGATTTGTCAGACGGCAGGGCTGGCAACATTTTACGAAAATTGGTTATTATTGTGGCTCATTAGAAATGTAAAATATGCCCGTGGCTTATAACATTCATCCATCGTATGCGGTAGATGATGCAACATTGCTGGAAACGGACCTGACCACCTGTCATTTATTGGTTTTGATAGGGAAGGGCACTTTTAGCTATGCGGTATTTGATCCTGCTATACAAAAATTCCTGGCATTGAAATCATACAGCTACCAGCCTCAGAAAATGGCAGTTGCTGATCTGGAAATGATAGAGCAGGTTTTTGATGTAGATAAGTTGTTACTGACTGCTTTTAAGTCAGTATTGCTGGCATTTGATACACCGGAATGTTCACTGATTCCGGAAACGCATTACGTACCCCGGTTAAAGAAGGATTATCTGCATGCAGTACATCAGGAGAAGTTGCAGGAGGCGGTGCTGGCAGATACAATGCCGGCATTATCCATTGTGAATGTATTTGCTGTAGATAAGGACCTGCTGGGTTTTTTACGGAAAGAGTTTTCAACAGACCGTATTATCCATGCACATACTGCCTTGCTGCAATCTTACCCGATGGACCTGGATTATCAAAGTGGAGACGGCGTAGCTTTTGTGGAAGTGCAGCGTAACCGGTTTACACTTACTGTCTATACTTCAGGTAATTTATTGATACAACAGCAACACGAATACCAGGAAGGGCTGGATATAGTATATCATCTGGTGAATACCTTACGCCAGCTTGGAGTAGATGAGCAAAAGATAAAAGTAAAATTGTCCGGTGCTCTGGCAACGGATTCCCAGGTGTATCAGGAAGTGTTCAAGTTTATCCCGCGGCTTGAATGGACACAACGTTTGTCCGGGTTTAAATATATTACCCAGATGCAGGAAATACCAGGATATTATTTTCACAATTTATATGCTTTAGCGTTATGCGTGTAATCGGAGGAGAATATGGAGGACGACGCTTTCAGCCGCCTGCAAATATGCCGCACACCAGGCCCACAACAGATATTGCAAAAACAGGATTGTTTAATGTTATTGAAAACAATCTGGACATTGCCACGCTGAAAACCCTGGATATTTTTGGGGGAACAGGAAGTATCAGTTATGAACTGGCATCCAGGGGAGCAACAGATCTTACCATTGTGGAGAAAGACCCGGCTATGGCTAATTATATATCAAAAACTGCGGAGGCTATGGGAATAGGGCTGAAATTGTTCCGCATGGATGTATTTAAGTATTTGCAGCAGTGTACAGAAAAATTTAATTTTATTTTTGCAGGACCTCCCTATGCCCTGGAAACTATTGATCAACTACCCTTAATCGTCTTTGAGCGGGAGTTACTGAATCCGGAAGGATGGTTTGTATTAGAACATACTCCCCGCAATAATTACAAAGAATATCCCTATTACCGAACAGAAAAGAAATACGGTACCACTATATTTTCCCTGTTTATTAACCGGGAAGCATTGAAGAAATAGCTATGGGTAACAGTAGTTGCCAGAGTTACGGTATACCAAAAATGTACGCTAAACGCTGAATTATGTCTCGTATTTGTTTATTCCCAGGCACATTTGATCCTATTACTTTAGGGCATACTGATATCATTGACCGGGCACTGGATCTGTTTGATGAACTGGTTATCGGGATTGGTATTAATAACAGTAAGGTACCTATGTTTGCGGTGGAGCAAAGAATAGCATGGATCCAGGAAATTTATAAAGATCAGCCCAAGATAAAAGCAGCGTCTTATGAAGGGTTGACAGTTAATTATTGTAAGAAGATCGGGGCCCGTTTTATCCTGAGGGGAATACGTTATGTGAATGATTTTGAGTATGAAAAAACGATAGCGGATGCCAACAGGATGATGGATAGAACAATTGAGACTATCTTTTTGGCTTGTACCCCTCAATATTCTTCGATTGCTTCCACATTGGTAAGGGATATTTACCGTAATGGAGGAGATGTAACACAGTTTTTACCAGCAGCAGTTTTACGTACATTAAAGGAACAGCAATAATCCCAACGGATTAAACAGGATATTTTGGTTATTCAACAATAATTTACCCTTATGAAAACAATCTGGCATTCTCTGGATATATCATTGGACCAGTTGAATGAAATAGGCAAAGGTACAATGGGCGAATACCTTGGAATGGAATTTACAGAAATCGGACCGGACTATATCCGCATGATGATGCCGGTAGACCACCGGACCAGGCAGCCCTACGGACTATTACATGGAGGTGCTTCTGCTGCCCTGGCAGAAACAGTTGGTAGCATCGCTTCCGCCCTGATCATTGATCAGGAGAAGCAAATTTGTGTAGGAATGGAAATTAATGCCAACCATGTACGGGGTGTAAGAAATGGTTATGTGCATGCTATCGCCAAGCCATTGCATATTGGTGCTACTTCACATGTATGGGATATCCGCATTACAGATGATGACCATAAACTGGTATGTGTAAGCCGCTTAACAATGGCTATACTGGCGAAGCGATAAGGTTTATACGTTATACCCTTCCTGTTTAAATACGTCTATGATATTCTGGTAAGAGAATTTCAGGTATTTAGCGATATTCTCCGGTTTTATCCATTGAATATCCATGATATCTTCTTCAATCTGAGGTACGGTGAGTTCTGTGCCGGTAAAAGCCATTTTATACCAATAGGTATGCTTCAATACTTTTTTCCCTTTCATGGGATAGTAGTGAAATGTTTCAATGATCTTATGCTCAAGCGTGATATGATGTAGTCCTGTTTCTTCTGACACCTCACGTACAGCACAGGTTTCCAGGCTTTCCCCATCATCCTGTTTGCCTTTAGGTAAATCCCATTTACCCCGGCGGAACATTAGCAGGATATCACCCTCCTGGTTAGTAATCAGCCCCCCTGCTGCCACCAGCGTGGTGAAATTTTTCTCTACCAGTTTAAAGAGGCGTGCTACATCTGCTTGTATAAATACAGCAGCAGGTAACTGGTCCTCTTCCAGTTTTTGAAGCGTTTCCCTGATCGTTACAGGATCAGGGGAGGTAAACATATCTGCATCTTCGTACGCTGCTGGTATTACCTGCGGAGTAGCACAAAGGATAAGTGGTCTTTCGTTGAGATAAATAACTATATTTTCTTGCATGAAGGCGAAATTACGAATTACAGATATTTAATGATCCATGATAAATGATAAATGGATGCGGACGAATGATAAATGAATATTACTTTTGCGTCCGTATGAATACAGTCAGTGAAAAACAAGTTGCAGAAAGATTGCTGCAGGTGCAGGCCGTAAAATTAAGTCCTGCTGAGCCTTTTACATGGGCCTCCGGTTGGAAATCGCCTATTTATTGCGACAACCGTAAAGTATTGTCTTTTCCTTATGTACGCGACTATATTAAATCGGAACTGAGCAATATGGTATATGAAACGTTTCCTGAAGCTGCTATAATAGCGGGAGTTGCTACTGCAGGCATACCGCATGGTGCCCTGGTAGCCGATCAGCTGAAACTGCCTTTTATTTATGTTCGTTCCAAGCCGAAAGAGCATGGAATGGGCAACCAGATTGAAGGGGTACTTCAACCAGGCCAGCCGGTGGTTGTAATAGAGGACCTGATATCAACAGGGAAAAGCAGTCTGGAAGCGGTACAGGCTATCCGTGCAGCAGGAGGAGAAGTGATAGGCCTGGTGTCTATATTCAATTACGGTTTTGATGTGGCAGTAAAAGCTTTTGCAGCAGCAGGCGTACCGTTTTATTCTTTGAGTAATTATAGTGCTATGATAGCCCTGGCTGTAGAAAAAGGCATGGTTACTGCAGGGGAAGAAGCTGCCCTTCAGGCATGGAGAAGTGCGCCTGATCAATGGGGGAAATAGCCAACTATTATTTATTTTTTGTATATTCGGGTTGTTAAATTATAAACTATGCGTATTGTTAAGTTAGTATTGCTGATGATGCTGGGTAGCATTGGTGTTACAATGGCTCAGAGCAAAAAGGGGACCCTTGTTACGGCTAAAATAAGCACACCTACGGTACAATGTGAATCCTGCAAAAACCGGATAGAGCGGTTTATGCAAAAGGAGGAAGGTGTACAATCCACCAAAGTGGATTATAAAAAGCACATTACAACGGTGAAATTTTATAGTGACCGTACCAATATAGAAAATGTAAAGGCAGCTATTGCCAATGTGGGATATGATGCAGATAATGTAACTGCCAATACAGAATCTTATGAAAAGCTGCCATTATGTTGTAAAAAGCCTGAAGATGGCGGCGGAATGGAAAAAAAGCAATAAATCGCTATAAAAGCAGGTAAAACTGCAGAAGTATTGAAGCCACACGAAAGTGTGGCTTTTTTTATGCCTGTAAGGAACGCCATTTGTTAAAAAGGATCTTTAAAGAACAGCTACATTGATGACAACCAGCTGGAATACTATGCAAAACTTCTACGCAGGAGCTAATCTGATGGTTGATGTTCTACCTGGTCTGACAGTTGGGGCGGAGTATTTATGGGGGAAGAAAATACTGGACTATGCAGATGGAATTTCAAAGGGTAAAGGTGCACAGCGGGTTAATTTCGGTATTATGTATAATTTCTGAGTTTGGGGTGGAAACGATCCCGGTAGGCCAGATAGTTGAGCAAGAAAATTGTTAAACAGAGGCCACCGGGATTTTAATTGGCATATCTATTGCGACAGCATTTATTATGGAAAAGCGAATTATTACCGTATACCTGAACAGCAAGCCTTACAAGTTGTCCATAGATATTGACCGGTCTAAAGACATGACTACCTACCGGGTCATTAATAACGCTAATGAGGAGGAACTGGAGGATTTTATCCCTGATAATCTCGAATTTGATGAGGACGGACAAATGAAAATGGACGAGCGGATCCAGACTACGGAAGGCATTGAAATTGCCAAAGCCATCTGGAAGGCTATAGACGACCAGTTAAATATTGGTGAGTAATACAGCTGAAAAGGAAATTGGAAACATTTTATGGGGTACATAAGATGCTTTCGTTGTTTGTATAACTGATTGAAAATAAGAGAGTTTAAAAGAACTTCAGGGCCTGTTTGGTTTCACATTTGATAGGGAAAGGGAGGAAAACCCCTCCTTTGCCTACTTTACAATTGCCGGTAGCTTTAATGGTCACCTCTTTATTAGCTAAAGCGCTCCAGGCATTTTTAAGCACATTTTCCATATTTACCTCCAGTTTTACAGGAAAGTAAAAAGTGTCTTTCGCGGGTATATAAATGAGGGTGTCCTGAATAGAATGCCCAACTTGTGTATCATCAAAGAAAAGGTCAAAATTGGCATCCTTCAGTTTAAGATTAAAATTATTAGGATTGTAATATGCCAGGGTCATCCGCACGATACTTTTTGAGAACCCCATTTCATCAAAGCTAAATCCTGCTACGTTTACAAATTCCAGATCCTTCATTTTTTCACAGGCGCTCATCGTCCCCCAGGTAATAAGTACCAAAACTAACAAACGGATATTTCTCATGATAGCCACCAGTGATTTTAAATTTTACGTAAACCTACAAGAAACCCTTTACTTAACAAAAGCACAGGTAGGAATTAGGAAACATTTAACGGCAGGGGGAGGGGGCTTTTAGAAAAAGCATCATTAATACCTCTTTTTTTAATTTAGCAAAATACATCACATTACTACTATTTAATATTGTACTTTTGCAGCATAACTCCTTAAAAATGAATGCAAAAGATACTAATAAGTTTAGTAATTTTGCTATTATTTGAAATTTTACTTTAAATGTCACTTTACTAAAAATAATAGCATATTTTTTATCTTTCTATAAATTGTTTTTCAATTACTTAATATTAATTGTTAAGTAATTTGCATTAACAAAACAGCAGAACGAAATCATGCTATTTTCAATGACCATTTTTAAATTTTGACGATATGTCAGTTGATGAAAAATCAGGAACTTTATTAATTGAATCTCAATATTTTCCACCAATCTCTTACTACAAGACTTTAATTAAACACAATGTATTACAGATCGAGATATATGAGCACTACCAAAAGCTTAGTTATCGTAACCGTACATACATCGCCGGACCAAATGGGAGAATGTTGCTGAGTGTGCCATTAACGAAAGGAAAAAATCAGCGAACCGTGATGAAGGACGTTAGGATAAGCAATGAAGAAAATTGGCAGGGGCTGCATTGGAAGACAATTATTTCTGCTTACCGGCGGTCTCCCTGGTTTGAGTATTATGAGGATGATTTGCAAAAGTTGTATGAAAAGCCTTATAGTTTTTTGTTGGATTGGAATATGGCTTGCTTTGAATGGGCTAACCAAACGTTAGGGATTTCCTATGATATTACAACCACAGAGAGTTTTATTATGAAATATGATACTGTTCCGGATATAACTGACGCACGTGAGCATATCCGGCCTACAAATCTTGTGCCCCCCAGCCATGACCTGCAAGGTCCTTATACTCAAGTGTTTCAGGAAAGAGTTGGGTTTTTGTCTGACCTGAGTATCCTGGATCTGCTTTTTTGTGAAGGGAAGCATGCACTGGAAGTGATTAAAAAGTAAATTTAAATGTTCGGTAAATTGTTTTAACATATTGATATATAATTAGTTGAATAATTGTTTAATTTACTTTGCCGGTTAATTGCATTTGCGGAAAAAAAAATTACTTTAGCAATAGAACAAAATATATAGCTTTGCAACCAATTTTGCTGGGTTTCGAACTGACGTAGGTGTGTAAACCAGTAGTTTTCCAGCGAGGGGAAAAGGAGCATTTATCCTGTAGTATAAATTTTATTACTAATCCTGAAATTCATTCGCAGTTTTAAATGAATAACACCTACACAGACCTCGTTAAACAAACATTTGAATTCCCCCAGGAGGGCTTTGAAGTAAAAGATAACTACCTGGAATTTAATGGTTTGGATATAAAGGCATTGATAGACAAGTACGGAACACCTTTTAAGCTTACTTATTTGCCTAAAATAGGTATGCAGGTAAATAAGGCCAAAAAGATGTTCCATGAC encodes:
- a CDS encoding WbqC family protein encodes the protein MSVDEKSGTLLIESQYFPPISYYKTLIKHNVLQIEIYEHYQKLSYRNRTYIAGPNGRMLLSVPLTKGKNQRTVMKDVRISNEENWQGLHWKTIISAYRRSPWFEYYEDDLQKLYEKPYSFLLDWNMACFEWANQTLGISYDITTTESFIMKYDTVPDITDAREHIRPTNLVPPSHDLQGPYTQVFQERVGFLSDLSILDLLFCEGKHALEVIKK
- a CDS encoding LEA type 2 family protein translates to MRNIRLLVLVLITWGTMSACEKMKDLEFVNVAGFSFDEMGFSKSIVRMTLAYYNPNNFNLKLKDANFDLFFDDTQVGHSIQDTLIYIPAKDTFYFPVKLEVNMENVLKNAWSALANKEVTIKATGNCKVGKGGVFLPFPIKCETKQALKFF
- a CDS encoding NUDIX hydrolase; translation: MQENIVIYLNERPLILCATPQVIPAAYEDADMFTSPDPVTIRETLQKLEEDQLPAAVFIQADVARLFKLVEKNFTTLVAAGGLITNQEGDILLMFRRGKWDLPKGKQDDGESLETCAVREVSEETGLHHITLEHKIIETFHYYPMKGKKVLKHTYWYKMAFTGTELTVPQIEEDIMDIQWIKPENIAKYLKFSYQNIIDVFKQEGYNV
- a CDS encoding MATE family efflux transporter, giving the protein MILEVTNRQIIKIAAPICLALVLPQINHMTNMAFLGRLGELELAANGIAGIYYLVMYMIAYGLNNGLEVLIARRAGQQNHMGIGQLFSNGLSLGIMFALAGILITLSLAPYFFSKSLHDHTIYEAATAFIRIRIWGLLPLMLLGMANAFYIGTGHSKVLAVTAICQEFMNIFFDYTLIFGKWGFPAMGLNGAAYASVIAETTGLIVAYSIIYTRGYSKRFQLFAFLKPNWQISRSILAVSTPLIVQFLFSIGSWFVFFIFIEHLGQRPLAISNMLRSVFGFFGIFTWALAATCNTMVSNVIGQGKSEQVFRVIRKTVTFNIICAAVVCILINLFPDVLLHIYTNDAELIREAIPSIRIITLSTLLMAIAAVVFNGVTGTGDTRVNLLIEFMAVIGYLIYCDIVIERWHSPLHLAWGADFIYWTIILALCIWYLRSGKWKGKNI
- a CDS encoding heavy-metal-associated domain-containing protein — translated: MRIVKLVLLMMLGSIGVTMAQSKKGTLVTAKISTPTVQCESCKNRIERFMQKEEGVQSTKVDYKKHITTVKFYSDRTNIENVKAAIANVGYDADNVTANTESYEKLPLCCKKPEDGGGMEKKQ
- the coaD gene encoding pantetheine-phosphate adenylyltransferase, producing the protein MSRICLFPGTFDPITLGHTDIIDRALDLFDELVIGIGINNSKVPMFAVEQRIAWIQEIYKDQPKIKAASYEGLTVNYCKKIGARFILRGIRYVNDFEYEKTIADANRMMDRTIETIFLACTPQYSSIASTLVRDIYRNGGDVTQFLPAAVLRTLKEQQ
- a CDS encoding hotdog fold thioesterase, producing the protein MKTIWHSLDISLDQLNEIGKGTMGEYLGMEFTEIGPDYIRMMMPVDHRTRQPYGLLHGGASAALAETVGSIASALIIDQEKQICVGMEINANHVRGVRNGYVHAIAKPLHIGATSHVWDIRITDDDHKLVCVSRLTMAILAKR
- a CDS encoding RsmD family RNA methyltransferase, translated to MRVIGGEYGGRRFQPPANMPHTRPTTDIAKTGLFNVIENNLDIATLKTLDIFGGTGSISYELASRGATDLTIVEKDPAMANYISKTAEAMGIGLKLFRMDVFKYLQQCTEKFNFIFAGPPYALETIDQLPLIVFERELLNPEGWFVLEHTPRNNYKEYPYYRTEKKYGTTIFSLFINREALKK
- the pyrE gene encoding orotate phosphoribosyltransferase, which encodes MNTVSEKQVAERLLQVQAVKLSPAEPFTWASGWKSPIYCDNRKVLSFPYVRDYIKSELSNMVYETFPEAAIIAGVATAGIPHGALVADQLKLPFIYVRSKPKEHGMGNQIEGVLQPGQPVVVIEDLISTGKSSLEAVQAIRAAGGEVIGLVSIFNYGFDVAVKAFAAAGVPFYSLSNYSAMIALAVEKGMVTAGEEAALQAWRSAPDQWGK
- a CDS encoding DUF3822 family protein produces the protein MAYNIHPSYAVDDATLLETDLTTCHLLVLIGKGTFSYAVFDPAIQKFLALKSYSYQPQKMAVADLEMIEQVFDVDKLLLTAFKSVLLAFDTPECSLIPETHYVPRLKKDYLHAVHQEKLQEAVLADTMPALSIVNVFAVDKDLLGFLRKEFSTDRIIHAHTALLQSYPMDLDYQSGDGVAFVEVQRNRFTLTVYTSGNLLIQQQHEYQEGLDIVYHLVNTLRQLGVDEQKIKVKLSGALATDSQVYQEVFKFIPRLEWTQRLSGFKYITQMQEIPGYYFHNLYALALCV